Part of the Gemmatimonadaceae bacterium genome, GCGAAGTCCTTGTCCTTGTTCGACGCGTTCACGACCATCATCACGTGGTCGTTGCTGCGATAGTACACCAGGCAGTCGTCCACGAAGGTGCCGTTCTCGTAGAGGATGCCCGAGTAGTGCACCTGGCCGCTCACCAGCGAGGCCACGTTGTTGCTGGTGACGTAGTTCACGAACTCCATGGCCTGGGGCCCGGTGATCTTGAACTCGCCCATGTGGCTCACGTCGAACAGGCCGCACTCGTTGCGGA contains:
- a CDS encoding glycine cleavage system aminomethyltransferase GcvT, with translation MSAENATLLKTPFHAMHVALGAKMVPFAGFEMPVQYPTGITNEHNIVRNECGLFDVSHMGEFKITGPQAMEFVNYVTSNNVASLVSGQVHYSGILYENGTFVDDCLVYYRSNDHVMMVVNASNKDKDFA